A stretch of the Streptomyces sp. NBC_00078 genome encodes the following:
- a CDS encoding DUF397 domain-containing protein, whose protein sequence is MSSALKWFKSSYSGSEGGQCVEVAASPHAIHIRDSKTAETAPTLTVSPTAWQAFTETR, encoded by the coding sequence ATGAGCAGCGCACTCAAGTGGTTCAAGTCGAGCTACAGCGGCAGCGAGGGCGGCCAGTGCGTCGAGGTCGCCGCCTCCCCCCACGCCATCCACATCCGTGACTCCAAAACCGCCGAAACCGCCCCCACCCTCACTGTCTCCCCCACTGCCTGGCAGGCGTTCACCGAGACCAGGTGA
- a CDS encoding PLP-dependent aminotransferase family protein, with protein sequence MTVAPAPAPVPSLAARASSIGGSPVRDILAVTARPEVINFAGGLPAPELFDAEGIARAYRAVLAESSAQALQYSTTEGEPALRAALAARTSARGLPTNPDDLLVTTGSQQALSLLATALLEPGDVVLVESPCYLAALQVFAFAGARVVAVPGDGDGVDPGALEELVVRERPKLLYTVPTFQNPTGRTMPAGRRAAVASVAARRGLWIIEDDPYGELRFEGERVPWIASYEEAADRTVLLGSFSKVMAPGLRLGWLRAPGELRRACVVAKQAADLHTPTVNQLAATRYLADSDLDAHVARVAGVYGERRDAMLAGLATALPEGSAWDRPEGGMFLWARLPESYDTTALLPRVVRHDVAYVPGAPFYAGDPDRSTLRLCFVTQTPEEIREGLRRLGEGLRERLR encoded by the coding sequence ATGACCGTCGCGCCCGCCCCAGCCCCCGTGCCGTCCCTGGCCGCGCGTGCTTCTTCGATCGGCGGTTCGCCGGTACGGGACATCCTGGCCGTCACGGCCCGCCCCGAGGTGATCAACTTCGCTGGCGGGCTGCCGGCGCCCGAGCTGTTCGACGCGGAGGGAATCGCCCGGGCGTACCGGGCGGTGCTCGCGGAGTCGTCCGCACAGGCTCTGCAGTACTCCACGACGGAGGGCGAGCCGGCGCTGCGGGCCGCGCTCGCCGCGCGCACCTCGGCACGCGGGCTGCCCACGAACCCCGACGACCTCCTCGTCACCACCGGCTCCCAGCAGGCGCTGTCCCTGCTGGCGACGGCCCTGCTGGAGCCCGGGGACGTCGTCCTCGTCGAAAGTCCCTGTTACCTGGCGGCGCTACAGGTCTTCGCGTTCGCGGGCGCGCGGGTGGTGGCCGTGCCCGGAGACGGGGACGGTGTCGATCCCGGCGCGCTGGAGGAACTGGTGGTGCGGGAGCGGCCCAAGCTGCTGTACACCGTGCCGACGTTCCAGAACCCGACCGGCCGCACCATGCCGGCCGGACGGCGGGCGGCCGTGGCGTCGGTGGCCGCGCGCCGGGGACTGTGGATCATCGAGGACGACCCCTACGGCGAGCTCCGCTTCGAGGGCGAGCGGGTGCCGTGGATCGCCTCGTACGAGGAGGCGGCGGACCGGACCGTGCTGCTCGGTTCCTTCTCCAAGGTCATGGCCCCGGGCCTGCGGCTCGGCTGGCTGCGGGCGCCGGGGGAGCTGCGGCGCGCGTGTGTCGTCGCCAAGCAGGCCGCCGACCTGCACACTCCGACCGTCAACCAGCTGGCGGCGACTCGGTACTTGGCGGACAGCGACCTGGACGCGCACGTGGCGCGGGTCGCGGGCGTGTACGGCGAGCGCCGGGACGCCATGCTCGCCGGACTGGCCACGGCGCTTCCCGAGGGCTCGGCCTGGGACCGGCCCGAGGGCGGCATGTTCCTCTGGGCGCGTCTGCCCGAGTCGTACGACACCACCGCGCTGCTGCCCCGGGTGGTGCGGCACGACGTGGCGTACGTCCCGGGCGCGCCCTTCTACGCCGGCGACCCCGACCGCTCGACCCTGCGGCTGTGCTTCGTGACGCAGACACCGGAGGAGATCCGGGAGGGGCTGAGGAGGCTGGGGGAGGGGTTGAGGGAGAGGTTGAGGTAG
- a CDS encoding DUF4253 domain-containing protein — protein sequence MATLPNPLPRLASLGLHLPPGGLVDATDDCSWHEPLLWLADGPAAPGDWAALSGTAPAAGLLPVVLDVGAGHGSPELWQLMPAEMSYPGDHEAEEVLEDFWDECAEDDADWPGLANTPRTDANTGTGTDPESVAAGVVDSLLDAGDPLKDPRLALVPARRSADIPTVIGWTGPANHEGDTARMSAVLRSWEARFGIRVVALGFDQLLVSVATPPTTLAEAQALAAEHFAFCPDNIWQGGDPTLTAYAEHQLLNQPAWHFWWD from the coding sequence ATGGCGACACTTCCGAACCCGCTGCCGAGGCTCGCGTCCCTCGGCCTGCACCTCCCGCCCGGCGGGCTGGTCGACGCGACCGACGACTGCTCGTGGCACGAGCCGCTGCTGTGGCTGGCGGACGGCCCGGCGGCTCCCGGCGACTGGGCCGCGCTCAGTGGTACGGCACCGGCGGCCGGACTGCTCCCCGTCGTGCTCGATGTCGGCGCGGGTCACGGCTCGCCGGAGCTTTGGCAGTTGATGCCCGCGGAGATGTCGTATCCGGGTGATCACGAGGCAGAGGAGGTCCTGGAGGACTTCTGGGACGAGTGCGCGGAGGATGACGCGGACTGGCCGGGCCTGGCCAACACCCCCCGCACCGACGCCAACACCGGCACCGGCACGGACCCCGAATCCGTCGCCGCCGGCGTCGTGGACTCCCTCCTCGACGCCGGCGACCCGCTCAAGGACCCCCGCCTCGCCCTCGTCCCGGCCCGCCGCAGCGCCGACATCCCCACGGTGATCGGCTGGACGGGCCCGGCGAACCACGAGGGTGACACGGCCCGGATGTCCGCGGTGCTGCGCTCCTGGGAGGCCCGGTTCGGCATACGGGTGGTGGCCCTCGGCTTCGACCAGCTGCTGGTGTCCGTCGCCACCCCGCCCACCACCCTCGCCGAGGCCCAGGCCCTGGCCGCCGAGCACTTCGCGTTCTGCCCGGACAACATCTGGCAGGGCGGCGACCCGACCCTGACCGCGTACGCCGAGCACCAGCTCCTCAACCAGCCGGCCTGGCACTTCTGGTGGGACTGA
- a CDS encoding peptidoglycan-binding domain-containing protein, translating to MRSNALARTLVSAAAVIGLAAGGLATTGTSFAASAPGAGARSASILATQNFGLSSRQAKNMQCFLRTAPASYTGAIDGQLGTNSWKAFQRWLREYWDYNDSIDGDPGPNTIRALQRELAFGWGYTGAIDGIAGSGTKAAFKRLANDNSVFYPC from the coding sequence ATGCGATCGAACGCCTTGGCCAGGACCCTGGTCAGCGCCGCCGCAGTGATCGGACTCGCCGCCGGCGGCCTGGCCACCACGGGCACCAGCTTCGCCGCGTCCGCGCCGGGCGCCGGCGCCCGGTCCGCGTCCATCCTCGCGACGCAGAACTTCGGCCTGAGCAGCCGGCAGGCCAAGAACATGCAGTGCTTCCTGAGGACCGCTCCGGCGAGCTACACCGGCGCCATCGACGGACAGCTGGGCACCAACAGCTGGAAGGCGTTCCAGCGCTGGCTGAGGGAGTACTGGGACTACAACGACTCCATCGACGGGGACCCCGGCCCCAACACGATCAGGGCGCTGCAGCGCGAGCTGGCCTTCGGCTGGGGGTACACCGGCGCCATCGACGGGATCGCCGGATCGGGGACCAAGGCCGCGTTCAAGCGGCTCGCCAACGACAACAGCGTCTTCTACCCCTGCTAG
- a CDS encoding Scr1 family TA system antitoxin-like transcriptional regulator, translating into MSRWRALPAELDPPVRQLVVRLRRLKDHSGLSLRQLAARTGYSPKSWERYLGARSLPPREAVEALARIGGEDPTRLLALQEVAAEVWGRGRNTAAVAEVALVERELLPTDPGEQVRVPTRALRVALVAGTVTLDGPFTLLETPDHHLLAYTEGPRGSQWVAHPDEVSILARKYAMLRSQAMTPQESKCLLDRLLGVK; encoded by the coding sequence ATGTCGCGTTGGAGAGCGCTGCCCGCTGAACTGGACCCGCCCGTGCGGCAGTTGGTGGTGCGCTTACGCCGGCTGAAGGACCACAGCGGACTGAGCCTCAGGCAGCTGGCGGCCAGGACGGGGTACAGCCCCAAGTCGTGGGAGCGGTATCTGGGCGCCCGTTCGCTGCCGCCGCGGGAGGCCGTGGAGGCGCTGGCCCGGATCGGAGGCGAGGATCCGACCCGGCTGCTGGCGCTGCAGGAGGTCGCCGCCGAGGTCTGGGGCAGGGGCCGGAATACGGCCGCCGTGGCGGAAGTGGCCCTGGTGGAACGGGAGTTGCTGCCGACGGATCCCGGTGAGCAGGTGCGGGTTCCCACCCGGGCGCTGCGTGTCGCGCTCGTGGCGGGGACGGTGACCCTGGACGGCCCCTTCACACTCTTGGAGACGCCCGATCACCACCTCCTCGCCTACACCGAAGGCCCGCGCGGCAGCCAGTGGGTCGCTCACCCCGACGAGGTGTCCATCCTTGCGCGCAAGTATGCGATGCTGCGGTCACAGGCCATGACTCCACAGGAGTCGAAGTGCCTGCTCGACCGTCTGCTAGGAGTCAAATGA
- a CDS encoding arylamine N-acetyltransferase, with the protein MSDTAEFDLDAYLGRIGWGGERRAGAATLRGVHLAHMRGIPFENLDALRRTAPSLDPADLTAKLVHSRRGGYCYEQNTLFAGALEALGFGVTRLAARVVVGADRIESRPRTHMTLLVEAPGDPQPYLADVGFGAIGALLEPVPLTAGPEFRDAERRHRLVHVPHRGPSEMWVLEAYDRVKGDWARQYAFTLEPFEKPDFDVINWHIATNPRSPFTQRLYVESVTAERHLLLHGPLLTETRADGTVRERELADETEVRRLLDVEFGIEAPTGMTLLV; encoded by the coding sequence ATGTCCGACACGGCGGAGTTCGACCTTGACGCGTATCTCGGGCGGATCGGCTGGGGAGGAGAGCGGCGGGCCGGTGCGGCGACCCTGCGCGGTGTGCATCTCGCCCACATGAGGGGCATCCCGTTCGAGAACCTGGACGCCCTGCGCCGTACCGCCCCCTCCCTCGACCCCGCGGACCTGACGGCGAAGCTGGTGCACAGCCGGCGCGGGGGCTACTGCTACGAGCAGAACACGCTCTTCGCCGGCGCGCTGGAGGCGCTGGGCTTCGGTGTGACCCGGCTGGCCGCGCGGGTCGTGGTGGGCGCCGACCGCATCGAGAGCCGACCGCGCACCCATATGACGCTGCTGGTCGAAGCACCCGGCGACCCTCAGCCGTATCTGGCCGATGTCGGCTTCGGGGCGATCGGCGCGCTGCTGGAGCCGGTGCCGCTGACGGCCGGACCAGAGTTCCGGGACGCGGAGCGACGGCACCGGCTCGTCCATGTGCCGCACCGGGGGCCGTCGGAGATGTGGGTGCTCGAGGCCTACGACCGGGTCAAGGGCGACTGGGCTCGGCAGTACGCCTTCACCCTGGAGCCCTTTGAGAAGCCCGACTTCGACGTCATCAACTGGCACATCGCCACCAACCCCCGCTCGCCGTTCACCCAGCGGCTCTACGTCGAGAGCGTCACCGCCGAACGCCATCTCCTGCTCCACGGACCTCTGTTGACCGAGACGCGGGCGGACGGAACCGTGCGGGAGCGGGAGTTGGCGGACGAGACAGAGGTGCGGCGGCTGCTGGACGTGGAGTTCGGGATCGAGGCGCCGACCGGGATGACGCTGCTGGTCTGA
- the hemB gene encoding porphobilinogen synthase: MTTYGSFPGTRPRRLRTTPVMRRMVAETRLHPADFILPAFVREGVSEPVPIAAMPGVVQHTRDTLKKAAAEAVAAGISGIMLFGVPEEEKKDALGTPGTDPDGILQVAIRDVRAEVGDDLLVMSDLCLDETTDHGHCGVLDAEGRVDNDATLERYAEMAQVQADAGAHVVGPSGMMDGQIGVVRDALDQIGREDVAVLAYTAKYASAFYGPFREAVGSSLKGDRKTYQQDPANVRESLRELALDLEEGADMVMVKPAGPYLDVLARVADAVDVPVAAYQISGEYSMVEAAAEKGWIDRDRAILETLTGIRRAGAQNILTYWAVEAAQKLQR, encoded by the coding sequence ATGACGACGTACGGATCCTTTCCCGGCACCCGGCCGCGGCGGCTGCGCACCACTCCCGTCATGCGGCGCATGGTCGCCGAGACTCGGCTGCACCCCGCGGACTTCATCCTCCCGGCGTTCGTGCGCGAGGGCGTGAGCGAGCCCGTGCCGATCGCCGCCATGCCCGGCGTCGTACAGCACACGCGCGACACCCTGAAGAAGGCGGCTGCCGAGGCGGTGGCGGCCGGGATCTCCGGGATCATGCTGTTCGGCGTGCCGGAGGAGGAGAAGAAGGACGCCCTCGGGACGCCGGGGACGGACCCTGACGGGATTCTGCAGGTCGCGATCCGCGACGTGCGGGCCGAGGTGGGCGACGACCTGCTCGTCATGTCCGATCTGTGTCTCGACGAGACGACCGATCACGGGCATTGCGGGGTGCTCGACGCGGAAGGCCGCGTCGACAACGACGCCACCCTTGAGCGGTACGCCGAGATGGCGCAGGTCCAGGCCGACGCGGGCGCCCATGTGGTGGGGCCGAGCGGGATGATGGACGGGCAGATCGGGGTCGTCCGTGACGCGCTCGACCAGATCGGGCGGGAGGATGTCGCGGTCCTCGCCTACACCGCGAAGTACGCGTCCGCCTTCTACGGGCCGTTCCGCGAGGCCGTCGGCTCGTCGCTGAAGGGCGACCGCAAGACGTACCAGCAGGATCCGGCGAACGTCCGCGAGTCCCTGCGGGAGCTGGCGCTCGATCTCGAAGAGGGCGCCGACATGGTGATGGTCAAGCCGGCCGGGCCCTACCTCGACGTCCTGGCGCGTGTCGCCGATGCCGTGGACGTGCCGGTGGCCGCCTACCAGATCTCCGGCGAGTACTCGATGGTCGAGGCCGCCGCCGAGAAGGGCTGGATCGACCGCGACCGGGCGATCCTGGAGACGCTGACCGGCATCAGGCGGGCGGGCGCGCAGAACATCCTGACGTACTGGGCCGTGGAGGCCGCGCAGAAGCTGCAGCGCTGA
- a CDS encoding FAD-binding oxidoreductase has protein sequence MTTTHHTPDLFALSEIRGPVLRPGDDAYVSEVTGFNLAAIHRPDIVVGARGTDDIVTAMRWAAATDTPVAVQATGHGANFPIDGGLLISTTRLTDVTIDPAERTATVAAGARWRHVLEAAAPHGLAPLNGSSSDAGVVGYTLGGGLPILGRAYGYAADRVRSFQVVTPDATLRTATADTEPDLFWALRGGKGNVGVVTELTFDLLPLTTVLGGGLYFSGEHAEAVLRTWADWTTTLPTEMCSAYTLLRLPPLPEIPEPLRGGFWARVALAWTGDPQEGEHLLAPLREAAPVILDTVEVMPYAAMDRIYLDPRDPLPAREACTLLRALPPGALTTFLNQAGPAVPGLPLLLVELRHMGGELSRPAGIEDAICARDASYILETVGVLPDAEFAAAVESATTALHTAMAPHSTGHTMVNLHGTPGNEKDRARAWTDEVYTRLSHTKATYDPGNLLRYGHTVTPQRA, from the coding sequence ATGACCACCACCCACCACACTCCGGACCTGTTCGCCCTGTCCGAGATCCGCGGGCCCGTCCTGCGCCCGGGCGACGACGCCTACGTCTCCGAGGTCACCGGCTTCAACCTGGCCGCCATCCACCGTCCCGACATCGTCGTCGGAGCGAGGGGCACCGACGACATCGTCACCGCGATGCGCTGGGCCGCGGCCACCGACACCCCCGTCGCCGTCCAGGCCACCGGCCACGGCGCGAACTTCCCGATCGACGGCGGACTGCTCATCAGCACCACCCGCCTGACGGACGTGACGATCGACCCGGCCGAACGCACGGCGACGGTCGCCGCCGGCGCGAGGTGGCGCCACGTCCTGGAGGCGGCCGCCCCGCACGGCCTCGCCCCGCTCAACGGCTCCTCCTCGGACGCGGGCGTCGTCGGCTACACCCTGGGCGGCGGTCTCCCCATCCTCGGCCGGGCCTACGGCTACGCGGCCGACCGGGTCCGCTCCTTCCAGGTGGTCACCCCCGACGCCACCCTGCGCACGGCGACCGCCGACACCGAACCCGACCTCTTCTGGGCCCTGCGCGGCGGCAAGGGCAACGTGGGCGTGGTCACCGAGCTGACCTTCGACCTGCTCCCGCTCACCACGGTGCTGGGCGGCGGCCTCTACTTCTCCGGCGAACACGCGGAGGCGGTGCTCCGCACCTGGGCCGACTGGACGACCACCCTCCCCACCGAGATGTGCAGCGCGTACACCCTCCTGCGCCTCCCGCCGCTCCCGGAGATCCCCGAGCCCCTGCGCGGCGGCTTCTGGGCCCGCGTCGCGCTGGCCTGGACCGGCGACCCGCAGGAGGGCGAGCACCTGCTGGCACCCCTGCGCGAGGCCGCCCCGGTCATCCTCGACACCGTGGAGGTGATGCCGTACGCGGCCATGGACCGCATCTACCTGGACCCGCGGGACCCGCTCCCCGCCCGCGAAGCCTGCACCCTTCTCAGGGCGCTGCCCCCGGGCGCCCTCACGACGTTCCTCAACCAGGCGGGCCCGGCCGTCCCCGGCCTCCCGCTCCTCCTGGTCGAGCTGCGCCACATGGGCGGCGAACTCTCCCGCCCCGCCGGCATCGAGGACGCCATCTGCGCCCGCGACGCCAGCTACATCCTGGAAACGGTCGGCGTCCTGCCCGACGCCGAGTTCGCGGCAGCCGTGGAATCAGCGACGACGGCCCTGCACACCGCGATGGCCCCGCACAGCACGGGCCACACGATGGTCAACCTCCACGGCACACCGGGGAACGAGAAGGACCGGGCGCGCGCCTGGACGGACGAGGTCTACACCCGC